The Solibacillus daqui genome has a segment encoding these proteins:
- the brxC gene encoding BREX system P-loop protein BrxC: MIIKDIFKEDINRPINGVVQAGQMDQNTIYTELKEYVVTTEILDNIKEFYRNYQDVYKTPSKDIGIWISGFFGSGKSHFLKILSYLLDGKRINGIEPYEFFKDKVEDEDLLRIMKNIGEKPSDALLFNLGAESATKTNQVKKETIIEVVLRMFNEHLGYSTTLWIADFERQLAMDNNYGSFCLKIEEMYDEPWQKFRIKYRSRMGKMIRALEELGYDKVSADFLVRNIHSEFSISAKELGQLIAQYCGSKGSDYRLVFLIDEVGQYIGMDNNLMLDLQNVVEEIGAAANGQAWVAITSQESIKSVANVVDTTSFSKIQGRFKTRINLSSSNTDEVLKRRLLEKSGTGTKTLETMYEPNEQLIRNRLSFDKEKTQYRSAYRSTDEFVAIYPFVPYQVELLQAVLEKIGIHGEGTSYASRGERSLLKSFQDAAIKHNYDELGTLVTMAEFYPTIRQHLESTIVQTITKAESRSINNEGLYAADVDILKVLYLIKGVDHIQATPNNIAALLLTRIDAEQNETAIKESLNRLEQTMFIEKHADGTYSFLSDEEQEINSEIRNVDINVSIIKANLAETFFSEMYDKAKFTNSKGFIFEYNKRFDNYSKSNMKYPLTMQVITGFMSTAEAALQSVEGQMVVYLNEDLVAEAEEAIRLSEQIRRYVSAKRNPSTTQAQHRIYDTKLASVDDYDRKAKELLAKACESAIFYIQMQERIFRGSFEKQVNDAFEMLVQNTYKYLEYIDEPIPMKNVTTEWKRLYEQGIQQDLLNTTGNIRAYNEVLRYLEELINLHQKPSLKEVLEKYSLVPYGWTEVDTIGILLALLHDSKLKFTITDELFSPAIAADFYTKLNRATDRDKIRVVPEIEVDPKVRRDFTGIYRKLFGRLDCGDSYQEFANALTIVMNKNFIEPLENIENRYKQAISSQYPYPEYSLVTSLKNEIIRLLQIRDPERLVRTFIEAEDDLDGSLKKLEGLISFYFKTPIERFDEAVQFLTKVQNDLAHTQSDEVKLLKKKLTDILVKSEPYKVIPLIPETIEKLQQAIEKEVVEQKQAVGKQIEQLEQKLSELQEYYSNNEAVSSLIAERMSRFTNAQQQLVVADSLIKIQMKLSELRDVTAQIQQAAKQKEDELLRVVVNPVDVTPTGTIPPLVIREKGTKVISTQILRGMLVKTEIQTQSELDDLLAELKQQLLKELKDNTLKFDL; the protein is encoded by the coding sequence ATGATAATTAAAGATATATTTAAAGAGGATATTAATCGTCCAATTAATGGTGTTGTTCAAGCTGGACAAATGGATCAGAATACAATTTATACAGAATTAAAAGAGTATGTTGTAACAACAGAGATTTTAGATAATATTAAAGAGTTTTATAGAAATTATCAAGATGTATATAAGACACCTTCAAAAGATATTGGAATTTGGATTTCAGGATTTTTTGGTTCAGGTAAATCACACTTTTTAAAAATTCTTTCATATCTATTAGATGGAAAAAGAATTAATGGAATAGAACCCTATGAATTCTTTAAAGATAAAGTGGAAGACGAAGATCTTTTACGTATTATGAAAAACATAGGTGAAAAACCTTCAGATGCATTACTTTTTAATTTAGGTGCTGAATCAGCTACAAAAACAAATCAGGTGAAAAAAGAAACTATTATTGAAGTGGTTTTACGCATGTTCAATGAACATTTAGGATATTCTACGACATTATGGATCGCAGACTTTGAACGTCAACTTGCTATGGATAATAATTATGGATCTTTTTGTTTAAAAATTGAAGAAATGTATGATGAACCATGGCAGAAGTTTCGAATTAAATATCGTTCTAGAATGGGGAAAATGATAAGAGCATTAGAAGAACTAGGTTATGACAAAGTTTCAGCCGATTTTTTAGTTAGAAATATACACTCAGAATTTTCAATTTCGGCAAAAGAATTAGGGCAATTAATTGCGCAATATTGCGGGTCAAAAGGCTCGGACTACCGTTTAGTTTTCCTAATCGACGAAGTAGGTCAATACATCGGTATGGACAACAATTTAATGTTGGACTTACAAAATGTAGTGGAAGAAATCGGTGCTGCTGCAAATGGACAAGCTTGGGTAGCCATTACATCGCAAGAAAGCATTAAATCCGTAGCAAACGTAGTCGATACAACGAGCTTCTCGAAAATCCAAGGCCGCTTCAAAACACGTATTAATCTATCGAGTTCCAATACTGATGAAGTATTAAAGCGTCGTTTACTCGAAAAGTCAGGAACGGGTACAAAAACATTAGAAACGATGTATGAGCCGAATGAGCAATTAATTCGCAACCGCTTATCTTTTGATAAAGAGAAAACACAATATCGTTCAGCGTATCGATCAACAGATGAGTTTGTTGCCATTTATCCGTTCGTTCCGTATCAAGTAGAACTATTACAAGCTGTACTTGAGAAAATCGGTATTCATGGTGAAGGAACTTCATACGCGTCACGTGGGGAACGTTCATTATTGAAATCGTTCCAAGATGCAGCGATTAAGCATAATTATGATGAGCTTGGCACATTAGTAACAATGGCTGAATTTTATCCAACGATTCGTCAGCACTTAGAGTCAACGATTGTGCAAACGATTACGAAAGCAGAAAGCCGATCTATTAATAATGAAGGATTATATGCAGCAGATGTTGATATTTTAAAGGTCCTTTATCTAATCAAAGGCGTTGACCACATCCAAGCAACACCAAATAATATTGCAGCGCTACTGCTAACACGCATCGATGCTGAGCAAAACGAAACAGCGATTAAAGAATCGTTAAATCGTTTAGAGCAAACGATGTTCATTGAAAAGCATGCGGACGGTACGTATTCATTCCTTTCTGACGAGGAACAAGAAATTAATAGTGAGATACGAAATGTAGACATTAATGTGAGTATCATCAAGGCAAACTTAGCAGAGACATTTTTCTCTGAAATGTACGATAAAGCAAAATTTACAAACAGCAAAGGCTTTATTTTTGAATATAATAAACGCTTTGATAACTATTCAAAATCGAATATGAAATATCCGTTAACCATGCAAGTTATTACAGGCTTTATGTCAACAGCAGAAGCGGCTTTGCAATCTGTTGAAGGACAAATGGTTGTGTATTTAAACGAAGATCTAGTGGCAGAGGCGGAAGAAGCCATTCGTTTATCAGAGCAAATTCGTCGTTATGTATCTGCAAAGCGTAACCCAAGTACGACACAAGCCCAGCACCGTATTTATGATACGAAATTAGCAAGTGTCGATGATTATGATAGAAAAGCAAAAGAGCTATTAGCAAAAGCGTGCGAATCAGCAATATTTTATATTCAAATGCAGGAGCGTATATTCCGTGGTAGCTTTGAAAAGCAAGTAAATGATGCATTTGAAATGCTCGTACAAAACACATATAAGTATTTAGAATATATCGATGAGCCAATTCCGATGAAGAATGTGACGACGGAATGGAAACGTCTATATGAACAAGGTATTCAACAAGATTTATTGAATACAACAGGGAATATTCGAGCTTACAATGAAGTGCTTCGCTATTTAGAAGAACTGATTAATTTACATCAAAAGCCATCGTTAAAAGAAGTGCTTGAGAAATACAGCCTAGTTCCATATGGATGGACGGAAGTTGATACAATCGGTATTTTGTTAGCATTATTACATGATAGTAAATTGAAATTTACGATTACAGATGAACTATTTAGCCCAGCTATAGCAGCGGACTTTTATACAAAATTAAATCGTGCAACAGATCGTGATAAAATCCGTGTGGTACCAGAAATTGAAGTTGATCCGAAAGTACGTCGAGACTTCACTGGTATATATAGAAAATTATTCGGGCGACTGGATTGTGGTGACTCTTATCAAGAATTTGCAAATGCTTTAACAATTGTAATGAATAAAAACTTCATTGAGCCACTTGAGAATATTGAAAATCGTTACAAGCAAGCTATTTCTTCACAATATCCTTATCCGGAATATTCACTAGTAACGTCATTAAAAAATGAAATCATACGTTTATTACAAATTCGTGATCCTGAGCGATTAGTAAGGACATTTATTGAAGCTGAGGATGACCTGGATGGGTCTCTAAAAAAATTAGAAGGGCTAATTAGCTTTTATTTTAAGACGCCAATTGAACGTTTTGATGAGGCTGTACAATTTTTGACTAAAGTCCAAAATGATTTAGCTCATACACAGTCGGATGAAGTAAAGTTATTGAAAAAGAAGCTAACAGATATTTTAGTAAAGTCAGAACCATACAAGGTTATTCCTTTAATACCGGAAACCATTGAAAAACTACAACAAGCGATTGAGAAAGAAGTTGTGGAACAAAAGCAAGCAGTAGGTAAACAAATTGAACAGCTAGAGCAAAAATTAAGTGAGCTTCAAGAATACTATTCAAATAACGAAGCGGTAAGTAGCTTAATTGCTGAAAGGATGTCTCGATTTACAAATGCACAGCAACAACTCGTAGTAGCTGATAGTTTAATTAAGATTCAAATGAAATTAAGTGAGCTTCGCGATGTGACAGCACAAATTCAACAAGCGGCAAAACAGAAAGAAGATGAATTGCTTCGTGTAGTAGTAAATCCAGTAGATGTAACACCAACTGGCACTATTCCACCGCTAGTTATACGCGAAAAAGGTACGAAGGTCATTTCAACACAAATATTGCGCGGCATGTTAGTGAAAACAGAAATCCAAACGCAATCAGAGTTAGATGACTTATTGGCAGAGCTAAAGCAGCAGCTTTTAAAAGAGTTAAAAGATAACACGTTGAAATTTGATTTATAA
- a CDS encoding BREX protein BrxB domain-containing protein — protein sequence MEILTIYKRLEQLEARIHQEGFTTPTGIGSEIPHFVFDYPAEDELIVRIYIEGLLKRTPLNIKEINLFEFLLALFEDDLEDLKEMANEEGVEELLLAIQPVLEDRHLLIDTFIENVGEADLVFITGVGTVHPFIRSSHLLKKLSNNAYRTPLILFYPGYFSGLDLRLFSRFNHEDEYQITRIS from the coding sequence GTGGAAATATTGACGATTTATAAAAGATTAGAGCAATTAGAAGCTCGTATTCATCAAGAGGGTTTTACTACGCCAACAGGAATTGGTAGTGAAATTCCACATTTTGTATTCGATTATCCAGCAGAAGATGAATTGATTGTACGTATATATATAGAAGGTTTACTAAAACGTACACCATTAAATATTAAGGAGATTAATTTGTTTGAATTCTTACTTGCGTTATTTGAAGACGATTTAGAAGATTTAAAAGAGATGGCCAATGAAGAAGGGGTTGAAGAGTTATTATTAGCTATTCAGCCAGTTTTAGAGGACCGACATTTATTAATTGATACATTTATTGAAAATGTAGGTGAAGCGGATTTGGTGTTTATTACAGGTGTAGGAACTGTACATCCATTTATTCGATCTAGTCATCTTTTGAAAAAGTTGTCAAATAATGCTTATCGAACTCCATTGATTTTGTTTTATCCAGGATATTTTTCTGGATTAGATTTACGTTTGTTTAGTCGATTTAATCACGAAGATGAATATCAAATAACAAGAATTTCTTAG
- a CDS encoding BrxA family protein, protein MEYSAGITSERWYQQDIEYVLTLLEQGLNRNEIREIVLNKNPFLVKSESALQKRFQLAFKRAISLSDELRSLYLKGTKYDQKALILYTLLKTNRFAYENFYELVVYRYQHKNKQLTLAHMNFYMEDKEQQSDKIASWSIVSKKKINNTLLLLYRMSGIIDLNKDAYTIAPLHVSSQLKEYALKKDSLLASIITLEVGGNIDDL, encoded by the coding sequence TTGGAATACTCAGCAGGGATAACAAGTGAAAGATGGTATCAGCAAGACATCGAGTATGTTTTAACCTTATTAGAACAAGGATTGAATCGAAATGAGATTCGAGAAATTGTATTAAATAAAAATCCATTTTTAGTGAAAAGTGAGTCTGCACTTCAGAAAAGGTTTCAGTTGGCTTTTAAAAGAGCAATCAGCCTGTCTGACGAATTAAGAAGCCTCTATTTAAAAGGAACTAAGTACGATCAAAAAGCTTTAATCTTATATACACTTTTAAAAACCAATCGTTTCGCCTATGAAAATTTTTATGAATTAGTTGTTTATCGATATCAGCATAAGAATAAACAATTAACTTTAGCGCATATGAATTTCTATATGGAAGATAAAGAGCAGCAATCTGACAAAATTGCGAGTTGGAGTATTGTTTCTAAGAAAAAGATCAACAACACACTTCTATTATTATACAGGATGAGTGGTATAATTGACCTAAATAAAGATGCATATACAATTGCCCCATTGCATGTGAGTTCACAGTTAAAAGAATACGCTTTAAAAAAGGATAGCTTATTAGCATCAATAATTACGTTAGAGGTAGGTGGAAATATTGACGATTTATAA
- a CDS encoding helix-turn-helix domain-containing protein, whose product MQNNNKEFPNEWMDLKTAAAYLNISYKTLMTFRPMGLEIAEIGRLRRVSKTALDEFMRQNSF is encoded by the coding sequence ATGCAAAATAATAATAAAGAATTTCCAAATGAATGGATGGATCTAAAAACAGCAGCCGCATATTTAAACATCTCTTATAAAACTTTAATGACGTTCCGACCAATGGGATTAGAAATCGCGGAAATTGGTAGGTTACGTCGAGTATCTAAAACAGCACTGGATGAGTTTATGCGACAAAATAGCTTTTAA
- a CDS encoding tyrosine-type recombinase/integrase has product MTIQSKFNPAIKSYNLKDGSTLYRFTAYLGVDQLTGKDKIVTRSKFPTPKQAQIALDKLKYEFNNGQVPENNRKSFVDVHKEWDVLYKDSGIVMSTYSKTEGYFKNHILPYFGDMKVAKITVRHCEDFGLQLSKKLKYFHHIINYASDVMDAAVRYKYINSNPFKSAKIPNEQVQEQIDNYLDIKDFKTLLDYCKKLDLKSYALLRLLMFTGMRKGELTPLTWSDIDFSEQTLDIYEAFSYSKYNKGNNIGVPKGKLSRIIVLDEKTLDVLKEWQQEQKKLFVQIGIPIKSPDQQLVFSNSVNNFIKQDYSNQLLHKAIKVLNIKFITVHGLRHIHATQLTEAEASSIGIQQRLGHVRKKNTTELFYIHVTKKVKFNTLNSLLAYLGENDIY; this is encoded by the coding sequence ATGACAATTCAATCAAAATTTAACCCAGCAATTAAATCTTACAACTTAAAAGATGGGAGTACACTTTATCGTTTCACAGCATACCTAGGAGTTGATCAACTTACAGGTAAAGATAAAATTGTAACTCGCAGCAAATTTCCGACACCAAAGCAGGCACAGATTGCATTAGATAAACTTAAGTATGAATTTAATAACGGACAAGTTCCCGAAAATAATCGTAAATCATTTGTTGACGTGCATAAAGAATGGGATGTCCTATACAAGGACTCAGGAATAGTAATGAGTACGTACTCGAAAACTGAGGGCTATTTCAAAAATCATATCCTCCCTTACTTTGGAGATATGAAAGTTGCAAAAATTACGGTAAGACATTGTGAAGATTTCGGTTTACAACTATCAAAAAAGTTGAAGTATTTTCATCACATCATTAATTATGCATCTGATGTAATGGATGCGGCAGTGCGATATAAATATATCAATTCAAATCCTTTTAAAAGTGCAAAAATCCCGAATGAGCAAGTTCAGGAGCAAATTGATAACTATTTAGACATTAAAGATTTCAAAACTTTATTAGACTACTGCAAGAAACTAGATTTAAAATCTTATGCCTTGCTTCGTCTTCTTATGTTTACAGGTATGCGAAAGGGAGAACTTACCCCTTTAACTTGGTCCGACATTGATTTTTCCGAACAGACATTAGATATATACGAAGCGTTCTCCTACTCGAAATACAACAAAGGTAATAATATAGGAGTACCAAAAGGAAAACTCAGTCGGATTATTGTTTTGGATGAAAAAACATTAGATGTGCTAAAAGAATGGCAACAGGAACAAAAGAAACTTTTTGTTCAAATTGGAATTCCTATTAAATCGCCAGATCAACAATTGGTATTTAGCAATTCAGTTAATAACTTTATAAAACAAGATTATTCCAATCAGTTATTGCATAAAGCGATAAAGGTTCTTAATATTAAATTTATTACTGTACATGGCTTACGACATATTCACGCTACCCAATTAACTGAAGCTGAAGCGAGTTCAATCGGAATTCAACAAAGATTAGGACACGTTAGAAAAAAAAATACGACAGAACTTTTTTATATCCATGTTACTAAAAAGGTGAAATTTAATACTCTAAATTCTCTATTAGCTTACCTAGGCGAAAATGATATTTATTAA
- a CDS encoding site-specific integrase yields MTTIKIYTLKNNEKRYKFHVYIGVDPLTGKEKTTTRSGFKTKREAKVALAQIQQEIRNGTFRKQSAESYLDVYKLWMEQYENTVEDSTLLKTERIFKNHILPSFGDYKIAKIDAAICQKHVNQWAKKLQRFRMIKNYAALVIKYAIKHGLIDKNPFDLVEMPVIKLKINLDDEEDEYENFYTREQLIQFLQCVEQGNNLKRFALFHLLAFSGMRKGEAFALQWKDIDFDAQEIRITKAVKRGKLGLYLGPTKNGESRTIKIDEKTFDLLKQWKIEQAEVYKSKGFNTNTKKQLVFSNEQNVLLDPNKTVQWLSTVFQKHNLEYITTHGLRHTHCSLLFEAGATIKEVQYRLGHKDVKTTLEVYAHVTKKAKAETINKFTNFMTTPEKE; encoded by the coding sequence ATGACAACGATTAAAATTTACACATTAAAAAACAACGAAAAGCGCTATAAATTCCACGTGTATATTGGTGTCGATCCATTAACAGGTAAAGAGAAAACGACTACTAGAAGTGGATTTAAAACAAAGCGAGAAGCAAAAGTGGCACTTGCACAAATTCAACAAGAAATTCGGAATGGAACTTTTCGAAAACAATCCGCGGAATCATATTTAGATGTCTACAAATTATGGATGGAGCAATATGAAAACACTGTGGAAGATAGTACATTACTAAAAACTGAGCGGATCTTCAAAAATCATATCCTCCCAAGCTTTGGGGATTATAAAATCGCTAAAATTGATGCAGCAATTTGCCAAAAGCATGTGAATCAATGGGCAAAAAAACTGCAACGATTCCGGATGATTAAAAATTATGCGGCTTTAGTTATTAAATACGCCATTAAGCATGGTTTAATCGATAAAAACCCCTTCGACTTAGTTGAAATGCCCGTCATTAAATTAAAAATTAATTTAGATGACGAAGAGGATGAGTATGAAAACTTCTATACGCGGGAGCAATTGATTCAGTTTTTACAATGTGTTGAGCAAGGCAATAATTTGAAACGTTTTGCACTATTCCACCTGCTTGCTTTTTCAGGAATGCGAAAAGGAGAAGCTTTTGCACTTCAATGGAAGGACATCGACTTTGATGCACAAGAGATTCGTATAACTAAAGCTGTAAAGCGCGGAAAATTAGGTTTATACTTAGGCCCGACAAAGAATGGCGAGTCACGGACGATTAAAATAGATGAAAAAACGTTTGACCTATTAAAACAATGGAAAATTGAACAAGCAGAGGTGTATAAATCAAAGGGTTTTAATACGAATACTAAAAAGCAGTTAGTGTTTTCAAATGAACAAAATGTGCTACTAGATCCAAATAAAACAGTTCAATGGCTTTCAACAGTTTTTCAAAAACATAACCTTGAGTATATTACTACACATGGGCTACGCCACACACATTGTTCATTACTGTTTGAAGCTGGAGCAACAATCAAAGAGGTACAATACCGCCTTGGTCATAAAGATGTAAAAACAACATTAGAGGTTTATGCTCACGTGACAAAAAAAGCAAAAGCAGAAACAATCAATAAGTTTACAAACTTCATGACTACACCTGAAAAAGAGTAA
- the smpB gene encoding SsrA-binding protein SmpB, with translation MAKGTGKVLAQNKKASHDYFIEETIEAGMVLTGTEIKSVRGAHVQLKESYVSIRDGEAWIRNMHISAFDQGNRFNHDPLRERKLLLHKKQINELIGAVKRDGYTIVPLKIYIKDGYAKLLIGLAKGKKDYDKRNDMKKKEAKRDMERAFKERQL, from the coding sequence ATGGCAAAAGGCACAGGCAAGGTTTTGGCACAAAACAAAAAGGCGAGCCATGATTACTTTATTGAAGAAACAATTGAGGCGGGCATGGTACTAACGGGTACGGAAATTAAATCGGTGCGCGGTGCACATGTGCAGTTAAAGGAATCGTACGTCAGCATTCGCGATGGAGAAGCATGGATTCGCAATATGCACATTTCAGCGTTCGACCAAGGGAACCGCTTCAACCACGATCCGTTACGCGAGCGCAAATTGCTGTTACATAAGAAGCAAATCAATGAGCTAATCGGCGCAGTCAAACGCGATGGTTACACAATCGTTCCGTTAAAAATTTATATTAAAGACGGCTACGCAAAGCTATTAATCGGTCTTGCAAAAGGTAAGAAAGATTACGATAAACGTAACGACATGAAGAAAAAAGAAGCCAAGCGTGATATGGAACGTGCTTTCAAGGAACGCCAACTATAA